The genome window CCGATATGCTCGTGCTTGTATCGACTTGACATGGATAGCTGTGGTAGTTTTCGGAAAATCTGTATGTAGTCACCATATTCTGGAAAGTATGATGTGCAAGCCCTGGACTTTCAGACAAGGGAAAATGTGGAATCTCAACTGCATTCCCTCCGAAGCGGCGATGTTCCGTCGAGGTGGATGGTAGTGAGAGTTCAGCCGCACCCATGTAGCTGCATCAGGGCAAGCGGTTGAGGGTCGAGGGTGATATGACCTTCTGGTTCAAGATCAAAGTTATCATATCAAAAAGATCAGGAGATAATCATTATCTGATCCGAAGCAACCACAGGTGACAAAGGCAAGCTAAACGAGATAACAGAAAGGATTAGATTAGAGTTAGGGAGCGCCGCGGCTGAAAATTTCAGAGTTACATGGCTCGTCAAGATCTCGGGTTCGCTTGTGATGTTGAGGCTTTATTGGAGAGGCTTGTCAGACCACTCTTTGGTTGCTGGAACCATGGAATGGCTTCTCGACCGTTGAAGGGGCCCACTCATGATCGTCCAAGTCAAATCGAGACCGTGTGGCTGCGGTTTTCGGCTCTGGTATGCCGCTAGATGCTCCTTTTTCGCAGGGACTTGTTATTCTTTCGACATCGAGATACGTGATTAGAAGCCGTCACTCTGGGAATGTATTTTGCTTCTGATAGAAACTGGACGGACAGAGCCAAGAATCCTCGGTCTCGGGAGGATAGAACCGATCGCCAAGAGGCTGCAGCGCCTGTGATAGCTGTGGGTGACCCGGCTTGGCATAGGACAGGCAGGCTAAGGCTGGCTGGGCAGGGTCTACACTAGGTAGATAGGCTCTTTCGAAGCGAATCATATGTCAAGACGCTCTAGCGGCATTGAACGAGGAGAAAcacgaggaagaggttgcGATTGATAAGATGAAGCTCAGAGTGGAGTCATCATTTAGCATCCCACTAATTGAAAGAGGAAAGGCGTAGAATCGAGCTAGTCTCCACTAGCCTTCTATCGTTAATGAGGTCCTCCACCTGAACCCTTCAACCTTGCACTTGGACGGTATTTCTCGATGGTTTCAAGCCTTGTCAAGCCACGATGGATCAACAGCTACTCATcttgtatgtacatacagaGTAGGCCGATCCCTGCTCGTCTAGAACGATCACATTCACGCTCTCTACCACTCTAGCTCGCTTCTTGCACATGCACACGCGCGCCGATTCCGCAGTTGTGGTTCAgcccaaaccaaaccaaaccaaagcCTTGACCCTCATCAGCTCATTCCAGCATTTTTTTATCAATCATCATGCGCCAGCTTCATTTCTGTGTGTCAACCACGTTTGGCGCCGCAGAATTGACTCGCTAGTCGGACATTCTTCCCGAATTATGTCCATCGTACCTATGCATGGATGGACTGAACTGCAAGGGTTGTTACCTTAGTAGATACCTAGACTAAACATTTCTGTAGCTGGATCATCTTTAGGCGATCCTTCACTTTGCTTCGACTACCTACTTTTCTGGTGTTGGTGCTACTCAAACTCTGACCAAGAACTGTGCATGCATCTTCTTTTCCCCATGTCCATATCGTAAATTGATCATCCCACCAACCCCCATCTTATACTCAATCTACTTCCGGTTTTATCCATCTAATCTATTCAATCTGTTTCCGTCCCAGTTCTTCTTTTGCCTCTTGACATCTGCTTCCCTCCAGTGTCTTGCAAGATCCCAAGCTCTTATACCTCCCTTGTTGGGCCTGTCCCTCTCCCCCTTCATCTTGTCTCTCATCCTCACCGTAGTATCTTGTATAATtcaagctgctgaggctgagacgACTTGGGCCCTCACACCTTCAAAATGCTTTTCAACTCTTTATCAGCGGAGGCAGCACTGCTTCTCGCCCTTCCTCACCTCGCTTCTGCAGCTACCAGAAAGTTTGATTTTGATATTGGCTGGGTCAGAGCTAATCCTGACAATGCTTTCGAGCGCCCAGTCATTGGCATCAATGGCAAGTGGCCAATCCCTACAATCGAGGTTGACATTGGTGATCGGGTCATCATCAATGCTCACAATAACCTGGGCAATCAATCAACTTCTCTGCATTTTCATGGTCTCTACATGAACGGCACTACTCATATGGATGGCCCTGCCGGCGTCAGTCAATGTCCAATTGTTCCTGGAACCAGCTTCACTTATAACTTCACTGTAAGGATGCTCAAGATCCCCTCTCTACCTCTCAAGATTCAATTAACATATCCACCACAGGTCGAGCAACCAGGTACCTATTGGTATCACAGTCACACTGCTGCTCAATACCCTGACGGTCTACGTGCTCCCTTCATTGTTCACGATAAAGATTTCCCCTACAAGGATAAGTACGATGAAGAGGTtatcttttctctttctgaTTGGTATCATGACGAGATGCGATCCATGATTCCCAAGTTCATGAGCAAGGCCAACCCTTCAGGTGCAGAGCCCGTGCCCAACAATGCCTTGATGAACGAAAccaccaacttcaccatgtcTGTCAAGCCCGAGACAACCTATCTGTTCCGTACCATCAACATAGGTGCCTTTGCTGGCCAGTATCTCTGGTTTGAGGGTCACAAGATGCGCATTGTCGAAGTCGATGGTATCTATACcgaagaggctgaggcagAGATGATCTACATCTCGGCTGCTCAGCGTGTCAGCTTTTTGCTCACCACCAAAAAGGACACTTCCAAGAACTTCCCAATTGTCGCCAGCATGGATACCGTGAGCGCCGCTGGCCTAGTAATGATGGTGAAGCAAAAGCTGACAGTTTTCATGTAGACTCTTTTTGATGTCCTGCCCCCGGATCTGAACTACAATGCCACCGGCTGGCTCGTCTATGATGAAAAGGCCGACAAGCCAGACGCCGCTACTGTTGACGCTTTGGAACCTCACGATGACATGAAGCTTGTTCCATACGACAAGATGGGCATTCTTGGAAAGCCTGACCAGGAGTTTACTCTTGATGTCAAGATGGAAAACCTCAAGGATGGTGCCAACTACGCCTGGTTCAACAATATTACCTACGTCGAGGCCAAGGTTCCCACCCTGTATACCGCCCTCAGCGCAGGCAAGGACGCCGAAGACCCAAGTGTTTATGGCACTTACACACACTCCATGGTCCTGAAGAAGAACGAGATCGTACAAATTGTCGTGAACAATCTCGATTCTGGTCGTCACCCTTTCCATCTTCACGGACACGCATTCCAATCCATCTACCGTTCCGAAGAGGAGGCTGGTATTTGGGCCGATGCCAACGTTACTGAGGCTGATTTGCCCAAAACTCCTATGCGACGTGATACTCTTGTCATCTATCCCAACGGTAACATTGTTATGCGTTTCAAGGCCGACAATCCAGGTATGTTCCAAAAACTCATTTTCAAAAGAAATTCGCATGATTGACTCTTCTCAGGTGTTTGGTTGTTCCATTGCCACATTGAATGGCACGTAGTGTCTGGTCTCATTGCCACTTTCGTTGAAGACCCTCTTACTCTTCAAGAGACCATCCAGCTTCCTAAGAACCACCTGGATGCCTGTGCCGCTGCTGATATGCCTACCAAGGGGAATGCGGCTGCTAATACCGAGAACTTCCTTGATCTTACTGACGAGAATAGACCTGCCAAGGCTCTGCCTGCTGGGTAAGTCCCTCCACTCCCATTGCTTTTCGAGGCTGATGCACTGACACTTTGTGAAGATTTACTCCTCGTGGTATCGTCGCTCTTGTCTTCAGCTGTATCTGCGGTATCCTGGGTGTAGCCGTCGTGGCATGGTATGGATTTTCTGCATCGATCGACCCAACCAGTGCCGGCGCTCTCAGCGCTGGTATCGTTGATGGCAGTGACTCAGGCGACGGCAATCCTGCTCATAAGGGACCTCAAGAGACAGTTGTTTCCCCTTCAGGTGATGCGAGAAGTCACTGATACATGGGTTAGACGTCCATGTCTTCCTGGAGATCAGCGGCCATCCTTCCGAGGCTCTTCAAGTTTGATAATCTGTACTAGTGTTTGAATATACCATTTTGTTACTTGTTAGGTTCATTTTTAATAATGATATTTCGGGCATCCTTAAGGCTCTTCTGTGCAGAACTCCGGTCTAATCTGAAGATCCATTGCTCACAGTATATTCTGTTCTCAGGGGCTCGCATAATTGGAGTCGTCGACGAAAGTTTAGTCCTTAGAAGATCAAGACGTATGATTGAACAGCAAAGTCGGTCGCTTAGCCTATCCAGATTTGTCTGAGGGCCAGTGATTTGTATAAGCCTGTCTGATCAACGAATAAGTCAATGAGCTGCTCTCATTTCAGATGTCGCAACCggttttcttgttcttatGTGAGGCTCCTTAATGCCCTATCATCATATTCGTGGCTGAGTCTATCATATAGAGCTACTGTTGATATACAGATGGTGAAATGTACTCCTGTTGGGTAAtagtggaagaagagctaGATTAACCGCAGTGCCAACCTAATCCaattatattattccttCAGCACACTTAGCGAGA of Fusarium musae strain F31 chromosome 5, whole genome shotgun sequence contains these proteins:
- the FET3 gene encoding ferroxidase fet3 (EggNog:ENOG41~CAZy:AA1), whose translation is MLFNSLSAEAALLLALPHLASAATRKFDFDIGWVRANPDNAFERPVIGINGKWPIPTIEVDIGDRVIINAHNNLGNQSTSLHFHGLYMNGTTHMDGPAGVSQCPIVPGTSFTYNFTVRMLKIPSLPLKIQLTYPPQVEQPGTYWYHSHTAAQYPDGLRAPFIVHDKDFPYKDKYDEEVIFSLSDWYHDEMRSMIPKFMSKANPSGAEPVPNNALMNETTNFTMSVKPETTYLFRTINIGAFAGQYLWFEGHKMRIVEVDGIYTEEAEAEMIYISAAQRVSFLLTTKKDTSKNFPIVASMDTTLFDVLPPDLNYNATGWLVYDEKADKPDAATVDALEPHDDMKLVPYDKMGILGKPDQEFTLDVKMENLKDGANYAWFNNITYVEAKVPTLYTALSAGKDAEDPSVYGTYTHSMVLKKNEIVQIVVNNLDSGRHPFHLHGHAFQSIYRSEEEAGIWADANVTEADLPKTPMRRDTLVIYPNGNIVMRFKADNPGVWLFHCHIEWHVVSGLIATFVEDPLTLQETIQLPKNHLDACAAADMPTKGNAAANTENFLDLTDENRPAKALPAGFTPRGIVALVFSCICGILGVAVVAWYGFSASIDPTSAGALSAGIVDGSDSGDGNPAHKGPQETVVSPSGDARSH